The Pseudophryne corroboree isolate aPseCor3 chromosome 2, aPseCor3.hap2, whole genome shotgun sequence genome has a segment encoding these proteins:
- the LOC135050801 gene encoding spindlin-W-like, which yields MMKKRTSHKKHQNNMGPSKPISQPRQNIVGCRIQHGWKEGSGPITQWKGTVLDQVPVNPSLYLIKYDGFDCVYGLELHKDERVSVLEVLPDRVASSRIRDAHLADTMIGKAVEHMFETEDGSKDEWRGMVLARAPIMNTWFYITYEKDPVLYMYQLLDDYKEGDLRIMPDSNDSPPVEREPGEVVDSLVGKQVEYAKEDGSKRNGMVIHQVEAKPSVYFIKFDDDFQIFVYDLVKTS from the coding sequence atgatgaagaaaagaacatctcataagaaacatcaaaacaatatgggaccaagtaaaccaatctcccagccaaggcaaaatattgtaggctgtagaatacagcatgggtggaaagagggcagtgggccaataacccagtggaaaggaacagttctggatcaagtaccagtgaatccctccctctatcttataaagtatgatggatttgattgtgtctatggacttgagcttcacaaggatgaaagggtgtctgttcttgaagttctaccagacagagttgcctcatcccgaatcagagatgcccatttggctgacacaatgattggtaaagcagtggagcatatgtttgaaacagaggatggttccaaggatgagtggcgagggatggtattagcacgagcacctattatgaacacatggttttatataacctatgaaaaggacccagtcttatatatgtatcaacttttagatgactataaagaaggagatcttcggatcatgccagactcaaatgattcccctccagttgaaagagaaccaggggaggttgtggacagcctggtgggcaagcaagtggaatatgccaaagaagatggctcaaaaaggaacggcatggttattcatcaagttgaagctaaaccatctgtgtacttcattaagtttgatgacgatttccaaatttttgtctacgatttggtgaagacatcctaa